Proteins co-encoded in one Octopus sinensis linkage group LG6, ASM634580v1, whole genome shotgun sequence genomic window:
- the LOC115212879 gene encoding NADPH--cytochrome P450 reductase — translation MFAIITEVAEESDPSSEGSMISLLDIAVVSTLIGLAFYYLFWRKTEDSMDFQRLNIVPAAKTEDSGLIGKMKTLGKNVVVFYGSQTGTAEEFSGCLAKDALRYGMKGLVMDPEECNMEELSNFSEIENSLAIFCMATYGEGDPTDNAQEFFNLLQQDEIELNGLRYAVFGLGNKTYEHYNAMGIFVDKRLEELGATRIFELGFGDDDANIEEDFLSWRERLWPAIGEYFGIEAVETDISLRQYQLTVHEDLSEEDQYYQGEMFRMGSYTAQKPPYDAKNPFLAPVVVNKELFKNTDRSCMHIEFDISGSKIRYESGDHVAVYPTNNPELVSKIGELLETKLDTIITLTNVEAESNKKHPFPCPTTYRIALLHYVDIMNPVRTHVLKELVEYAKDPKDKEFLEKISSTTPEGKQLYSEWVIKDHRNIIAILEDLSSVKPPLDHLCELLPRLQARYYSISSSPKVHPDRIHITAILIDYVTRDGRKIQGVTTGFLSLKKSSNGDCPRVPIYVRKSQFHLPFKPSTDILMIGPGTGVAPFRAFIQERDFLKSQDKVVGDTILYYGCRNKANDFLYEEELNHFIEQKSLTKLHLAFSRDTAKKVYVQHLLMDNREETWKLLSSGGHIYICGDARNMARDVYDTLISIIMEFAKLPSKPEAVEYMKKIQAKGGYSCDVWS, via the exons ATGTTTGCAATAATTACAGAAGTGGCTGAGGAATCTGATCCCAGTTCAGAAGGCAGCATGATATCTTTACTGGATATTGCAGTTGTTAGTACGCTTATAGGATTGGCTTTTTATTACCTTTTCTGGCGGAAAACAGAAGATTCAATGGATTTTCAAAGACTGAATATTGT CCCAGCTGCAAAAACAGAAGACAGTGGATTAATAGGAAAGATGAAAACTTTG GGAAAGAATGTTGTGGTATTTTATGGTTCTCAAACTGGAACTGCTGAGGAGTTTTCTGGGTGTTTAGCCAAGGATGCTCTACGTTATGGTATGAAAGGTCTGGTCATGGATCCAGAGGAATGCAATATG GAAGAACTAAGTAATTTTTCTGAAATAGAGAATTCCCTTGCTATATTCTGTATGGCAACATACGGTGAAGGAGACCCTACAGATAATGCTCAAGAGTTCTTCAATTTGTTGCAGCAAGATGAAATTGAACTTAATGGTCTTCGTTATGCt gtGTTTGGTCTTGGAAACAAAACATATGAACATTATAATGCAATGGGAATTTTTGTAGATAAACGGTTAGAGGAACTTGGAGCAACACGGATCTTTGAACTTGGTTTTGGAGATGATGATGCAAA CATTGAagaagatttcttatcttggagAGAAAGACTCTGGCCAGCAATTGGTGAATATTTTGGCATTGAAGCTGTTGAGACAGATATAag CTTGCGTCAATACCAGTTGACAGTCCATGAAGATCTTAGTGAAGAAGATCAATATTATCAAGGAGAGATGTTTAGAATGGGGTCTTACACTGCTCAGAAACC TCCTTATGATGCTAAAAACCCATTCCTGGCTCCAGTTGTTGTCAACAAagaattattcaaaaatacagaccgtTCATGTATGCACATTGAATTTGATATTAGTGGGTCAAAGATAAG ATATGAATCAGGGGATCATGTTGCTGTCTATCCAACCAATAATCCAGAACTTGTTTCAAAGATTGGTGAGCTTCTGGAAACCAAACTTGATACTATCATCACTTTAACAAATGTGGAAG CTGAGTCCAACAAAAAACACCCTTTCCCTTGTCCAACCACCTATCGTATTGCATTGTTACACTATGTTGACATTATGAATCCAGTAAGAACTCATGTCCTCAAAGAACTTGTGGAATATGCTAAAGACCCCAAAGATAAAGAATTTCTGGAAAAAATAAGTTCAACTACACCTGAAGGAAAG CAATTATACAGTGAATGGGTAATAAAAGATCATCGAAATATCATAGCTATTTTGGAAGacctgtcctcagtcaaaccacccCTTGATCATCTTTGTGAGTTGTTACCTCGTCTGCAAGCTCGTTACTATTCCATTTCATCATCTCCTAAa GTCCATCCAGACAGGATTCATATTACTGCTATTCTCATTGATTATGTTACAAGAGATGGTCGAAAAATACAGGGTGTCACCACTGGGTTCCTTAGTCTGAAGAAATCATCCAATGGCGATTGTCCTCGAGTGCCAATCTATGTACGCAAATCACAGTTTCATTTACCATTTAAACCATCCACAGATATTCTTATGATTGGTCCTGGTACAGGTGTGGCACCATTTAGAGCTTTCATTCAAGAACGAGATTTCCTCAAAAGTCAAG ATAAAGTTGTTGGTGATACTATTTTGTATTATGGATGCCGAAACAAAGCTAATGACTTCCTTTATGAAGAAGAACTAAATCACTTTATTGAGCAGAAATCTTTGACCAAACTCCATTTGGCTTTCTCAAGAGACACTGCTAAAAAAGTCTATGTCCAACACCTTTTGATGGACAATCGGGAAGAAACTTGGAAATTATTGAGTTCaggtggacatatatatatctgtgg TGATGCACGTAATATGGCCCGTGATGTCTACGACACattgatatcaataataatggAGTTTGCTAAGTTACCTAGCAAGCCTGAAGCTGTTGAATACATGAAGAAGATCCAAGCAAAAGGTGGTTATTCCTGTGATGTATGGAGCTGA